A window from Theobroma cacao cultivar B97-61/B2 chromosome 3, Criollo_cocoa_genome_V2, whole genome shotgun sequence encodes these proteins:
- the LOC18605340 gene encoding F-box protein At5g07670 — MSVLEENPDSPLKKRPPSWSDIWLKNTKPLKHVVFAMQLQSLASKDPKSQTLIPKFANIDRTLLLPDELLLKILSRLPISQRNPNSLVCKRWLNLQGRLVRSLKILDWDFLESGRLITRFPNLTHVDLLNGCLFSPRNSWILLTHRMVKMQTSSDFCSNWKLLEASLLPVEIVDRGLQALANGCPNLRRLVLINASELGLLTVAEECLTLQELELHKCNDNVLRGIAACENLQILKLVGNVDGLYSSLVSDIGLTILAQGCKRLVKLELSGCEGSFDGIKAIGQCCLMLEELTISDHRMDDGWLAALSFCENLKTLKLLSCKRIDLSPGPDEYLGFCPALERLHLQKCQLRSKKSVRALFRVCEAVREVVVQDCWGFDNDMFSYASVCRRVKFLSLEGCSLLTTGGLEAVILSWHELENLIVVSCKNIKESDISPALATLFSILKELRWRPDAKSLLASTLVGTGMGKRGGKFFKRT, encoded by the exons ATGTCTGTTTTGGAGGAAAACCCAGATTCGCCATTGAAGAAGAGACCACCGAGCTGGTCAGACATTTGGCTCAAAAACACCAAGCCATTAAAGCATGTGGTTTTCGCTATGCAGCTTCAGTCTTTGGCTTCAAAAGACCCCAAATCTCAAACCCTAATCCCCAAATTCGCCAACATCGACCGAACCCTTCTTTTACCCGACGAACTACTTTTAAAAATCCTCTCAAGACTACCCATTTCGCAACGAAACCCAAACTCCCTCGTCTGCAAGCGGTGGCTCAATCTCCAAGGCCGCCTCGTACGGTCCTTAAAGATCCTAGATTGGGACTTTCTCGAATCAGGTCGGTTGATCACTAGGTTCCCGAACTTAACCCACGTGGATTTGCTCAACGGCTGTCTGTTTTCGCCGCGAAATTCGTGGATTCTGTTAACACATCGGATGGTTAAGATGCAAACGAGTTCGGATTTTTGTTCAAATTGGAAGCTTTTGGAAGCAAGTCTATTGCCTGTTGAAATTGTTGATAGAGGGCTTCAAGCACTTGCCAATGGCTGCCCAAATCTTCGGAGACTTGTGCTAATTAACGCCAGTGAGTTGGGGTTGTTAACTGTGGCTGAAGAATGTTTGACATTGCAAGAATTGGAGTTACACAAGTGTAACGACAACGTTTTACGCGGGATTGCGGCGTGTGAGAATTTGCAAATCCTGAAACTTGTTGGAAACGTTGATGGACTTTATAGTTCGTTGGTTTCCGATATTGGATTAACTATTTTAGCTCAAGGGTGTAAGAGGTTAGTTAAGCTTGAGCTTAGTGGATGTGAAGGTAGTTTTGATGGGATCAAAGCGATAGGGCAATGTTGTTTAATGCTTGAAGAGCTGACTATTTCTGATCATAGAATGGATGATGGATGGTTGGCTGCATTGTCTTTTTGTGAgaatttgaagactttgaagtTGTTGTCTTGTAAGAGGATTGATTTGAGTCCGGGTCCAGATGAGTATTTGGGTTTTTGTCCGGCTCTTGAGCGGCTGCATTTACAGAAGTGTCAGTTGCGGAGTAAGAAGAGTGTGAGAGCATTGTTTAGAGTATGTGAAGCTGTGAGAGAGGTTGTTGTTCAGGACTGCTGGGGATTTGATAATGATATGTTCAGCTATGCAAGTGTTTGCAG GAGAGTAAAATTCTTATCATTAGAAGGATGCTCATTGCTGACAACTGGAGGTCTGGAAGCCGTGATTCTTTCCTGGCATGAACTTGAAAACCTTATAGTGGTATCTTGCAAGAACATAAAGGAAAGCGACATCTCTCCTGCACTTGCAACCTTATTCTCTATTCTTAAAGAGTTGAGGTGGAGGCCGGATGCCAAATCTCTGCTTGCATCAACTCTTGTAGGAACTGGCATGGGAAAAAGAGGtggtaaatttttcaagaggACATGA
- the LOC18605341 gene encoding uncharacterized protein LOC18605341, translating to MGEYEKMMMMKNDKGKGIAVRTRANQNYGGEDEDDGKITSPSVPSAKSSPRNASSKYDFVKVKVWLGDNADHYYVLSRFLLSRMLTVTKIPNHVAIKIALELKKLLIDNSLLDVSQSDLEANLFKLMERRGYGEEYINRYKMMTRFHHQRVPLVILVCGTACVGKSTIATQLAQRLNLPNVLQTDMVYELLRTSTDAPLASTPVWARDFSSSEELITEFCRECRIVRKGLNGDLKKAMKDGKPIIIEGIHLDPSIYLMEDEHKIPISVPEGRQAAPLSKASNDNSAVQMENNSTSAFGSHTEDSQNRPVHLSLDECVSADQVNKVSEYLESIALSTASDDKGETVKVPEVNGTTARKEKSGSEPIIIPIILNMAEFDHKALLEEWILTRTFSGNCPVKDTDSLIANLKTIQDYLCSFKSQGLTVVNVSATTFPQTLDWLHGYLLQCIEQGISSVSNENGRRSAEK from the exons atgggagAGTATgagaagatgatgatgatgaagaacgACAAGGGCAAGGGAATTGCAGTGCGGACAAGAGCTAACCAGAATTACGGTGGCGAAGATGAAGACGACGGCAAGATTACGAGTCCCTCTGTCCCCTCTGCCAAATCCAGTCCTCGCAACGCATCCTCCAAATACGACTTCGTCAAG GTGAAGGTCTGGTTGGGTGATAATGCCGATCACTATTATGTATTATCCAGATTCTTACTTAGCAGGATGTTAACTGTCACAAAG ATTCCAAACCATGTAGCAATTAAAATCGCTCTGGAGCTCAAGAAGCTGCTTATAGACAACAGCCTTCTGGATGT CTCGCAGTCTGATTTGGAAGCGAATCTTTTTAAG CTTATGGAGCGGCGAGGTTATGGGGAAGAGTATATCAATCGGTACAAGATGATGACCAG ATTTCACCATCAAAGGGTTCCTTTGGTAATTCTTGTTTGTGGAACTGCCTGTGTTGGGAAGTCTACAATAGCTACACAACTTGCACAGAGGCTAAACTTGCCGAATGTCTTACAG ACAGATATGGTTTATGAGTTGCTACGCACATCAACTGA TGCGCCATTGGCATCCACTCCTGTATGGGCACGAGATTTCAGCTCCTCTGAGGAGTTAATTACTGAATTTTGCCGAGAATGCAGAATAGTTCGTAAAG GGTTGAATGGGGATCTAAAAAAAGCAATGAAAGATGGAAAGCCTATTATAATTGAG GGAATACATTTGGATCCAAGCATTTATTTAATGGAAGATGAGCACAAAATTCCAATCAGTGTGCCTGAAGGACGTCAAGCAGCCCCACTGTCTAAGGCATCAAATGATAATTCTGCAGTGCAAATGGAAAATAATTCCACAAGTGCATTTGGAAGTCATACTGAAGATAGCCAAAACCGTCCTGTGCATTTGAGTTTGGATGAATGTGTGTCTGCTGACCAGGTGAATAAAGTCTCGGAATATCTAGAGTCTATTGCTCTATCAACTGCTTCAGACGATAAAG GTGAAACTGTTAAGGTACCAGAAGTAAATGGAACTACtgctagaaaagaaaaatctggCTCTGAACCAATAATAATACCAATAATTCTGAATATGGCTGAATTTGATCACAAG GCATTACTAGAAGAGTGGATCCTTACTCGGACATTTAGTGGTAATTGTCCAGTCAAG GATACAGATAGTCTAATAGCCAACTTGAAGACCATTCAAGACTATCTTTGCTCTTTCAAGTCACAG GGTTTAACAGTTGTCAATGTATCAGCGACCACATTTCCACAGACATTGGATTGGCTGCATGGATATCTTCTTCAG TGCATTGAGCAAGGCATTTCATCAGTGTCCAATGAAAATGGTAGGCGGTCAGCGGAAAAATAG
- the LOC18605342 gene encoding aldo-keto reductase family 4 member C9 encodes MRSNEVRLNCGITVPLIGLGTYSFNNDRETTEQAIHVALKMGYRHLDTAKIYGSEPAVGNALRLAIEDESIRREDVFVTSKLWSADHHDPVQALKQTLRNLGMEYVDMYLVHWPVKLKPWACYAVPKEEDFEQLDLESTWAGMEKCLDMGLCRCIGVSNFSSKKVERLLEFASVPPAVNQVEMHPMWRQRKLREICADYKIHVSAYSPLGGPGNAWGSTAVVENPLIKSIALKHQATPAQVALNWGLSKGASVIVKSFNPDRLKENVASFDLKLDDEDLLEIDKLEERKMMRGEFLVNDTTSPYKTLEDLWDYEI; translated from the exons ATGAGGAGCAACGAAGTGCGGTTGAATTGTGGGATAACAGTTCCATTGATTGGATTAGGTACTTATTCTTTTAACAATGATAGGGAGACAACAGAGCAAGCCATCCATGTGGCCCTCAAG ATGGGATACAGGCATCTTGATACAGCAAAAATATACGGTTCTGAGCCAGCCGTTGGAAATGCTTTAAGACTGGCAATTGAAGATGAAAGCATCCGAAGGGAAGATGTTTTCGTGACATCTAAACTATGGAGCGCGGATCACCATGATCCTGTTCAAGCACTCAAACAGACTCTACG GAACCTGGGGATGGAGTATGTAGACATGTACTTGGTGCACTGGCCAGTGAAACTAAAGCCTTGGGCTTGCTATGCTGTGCCCAAGGAAGAAGACTTTGAGCAGTTAGACCTGGAGTCCACCTGGGCAGGGATGGAGAAATGCTTAGACATGGGCTTGTGTAGGTGCATTGGTGTTAGCAATTTCTCAAGCAAGAAGGTTGAACGGTTGTTAGAATTTGCTTCCGTCCCTCCTGCTGTTAATCAG GTGGAAATGCATCCAATGTGGAGGCAAAGAAAGCTTCGAGAAATCTGCGCCGACTACAAGATCCATGTGAGTGCTTATTCACCTCTGGGAGGGCCTGGGAATGCATGGGGATCCACGGCTGTCGTTGAAAATCCACTCATCAAATCCATTGCTCTCAAACATCAAGCAACTCCAGCTCAG GTTGCTCTAAATTGGGGATTATCAAAGGGAGCAAGCGTGATCGTGAAGAGTTTCAATCCGGATAGATTGAAGGAGAACGTGGCATCCTTCGACCTCAAATTGGATGACGAAGATCTGCTTGAGATTGACAAGTTGGAGGAGAGGAAGATGATGAGAGGAGAGTTTCTCGTTAATGATACAACAAGCCCATACAAGACTCTTGAAGACCTATGGGACTACGAAATTTGA